From Gemmatimonadota bacterium, a single genomic window includes:
- a CDS encoding DUF3291 domain-containing protein produces MPRLAFFTFAILRAPRQHPDSAPFLAAIDPTNAAAERAEGFLDQSRVDPDTGRHSWGEPVLPSFVAPDDAPQVTRSLSLWQDLETVFAYAYGGQHAESLRQRKAWFRPPEWPSYVAWWVDETHQPTWDEAVTKLERLHAMGSTPAAFTFKQAFDAAGRPTEVERHRVKRIVEQNGEG; encoded by the coding sequence ATGCCACGCCTCGCCTTCTTCACCTTCGCCATTCTCCGCGCCCCTCGGCAGCATCCCGATTCGGCGCCGTTCCTCGCCGCGATCGACCCGACCAACGCAGCCGCAGAACGCGCCGAGGGATTTCTCGACCAGTCACGCGTCGACCCCGACACCGGCCGCCACAGTTGGGGCGAACCGGTGCTGCCGTCGTTCGTCGCGCCCGACGACGCACCCCAGGTGACGCGCTCCCTCTCGCTCTGGCAAGACCTCGAGACGGTGTTCGCCTACGCCTACGGCGGGCAGCACGCCGAGTCGCTACGCCAGCGGAAGGCGTGGTTCCGCCCGCCTGAATGGCCATCCTACGTGGCGTGGTGGGTCGACGAGACGCACCAACCCACCTGGGACGAGGCGGTCACGAAGCTGGAGCGATTGCACGCGATGGGATCGACGCCGGCGGCATTCACCTTCAAGCAGGCGTTCGATGCGGCGGGAAGGCCGACGGAGGTGGAGAGGCATCGGGTGAAGCGGATCGTCGAGCAGAATGGTGAGGGGTGA